The genomic DNA TGTTACGAGCATCCTTTTTTACAGGAGCTGGGTAAGGGAACACTTGAGAAAGAAAAATTTAAGTTTTATCTTCTTCAGGATTACAGGTATTTGATAGAGTATGCAAAAGTATTCGCAGCAGGATCAATAAAATGTGATGAAGAAAAATATATGACAAAATTTTCAGGAGTTCAGCATAATATACTATATGATGAAATGGATATTCACAGAAAGTATATGGCAGATTTCGGGATAACTGAAAAAGAGGCGGAGGATACTGTCCAGTCTTTGTTCAGCAAGGCATATACTTCAAATATGCTTGCTACTGCTTATTCGGGTACGACGGCAGATATTATTGCCGTGGTATTTCCATGTGCATGGTCCTATCATGACTATGCCAAAAGACTAAAACAGAGCTATGGAGATATACCGGAAGATAATTTTTATAAAAAATGGATAGATACTTATGCAAGTGAGGAATTCGGAGAATCTTTCAGCTGGTTTTATGAATATTTGGACTTACTGTGTGAAAATAAAACAGAAAAAGAA from Sebaldella termitidis ATCC 33386 includes the following:
- the tenA gene encoding thiaminase II; protein product: MSFSNTLKEKAGKVWEDCYEHPFLQELGKGTLEKEKFKFYLLQDYRYLIEYAKVFAAGSIKCDEEKYMTKFSGVQHNILYDEMDIHRKYMADFGITEKEAEDTVQSLFSKAYTSNMLATAYSGTTADIIAVVFPCAWSYHDYAKRLKQSYGDIPEDNFYKKWIDTYASEEFGESFSWFYEYLDLLCENKTEKELKKIEDIFRTSIEFEFLFWDMAYRMKMSY